GTGCCTAACAATGCATCAGCAAAGAAGAGAGTGAAACAGACGGCCAAGAGAACAGTAATGAACAGGGCCGCCAGGACGAAATTCAGGAATGCTTCCAAGAAGCTGTATAAGGCAATGGAAGAGGGCGAAGATCCACAGGCAGTTTCTTCCATGCTTAGCGAAGTATATTCTACTCTCGACAGGGCGGCGAAGTCCGGAACCATTCACAGGAATACGGCTTCACGTAAGAAGGCAAGATTGACCGCCAAAGTCAAGACATATGTCGAAGCGAGAGGTTGATTGAACGAAAAAATAAAAAAGGTGGCCTGAGCCACCTTTTTTTGTTGTAGATAGTTATCCAATACTTTCCGGAGTTGCATCCTGGTGAGTCCCTGCAAGGACGTTTTCCTCCGTCTCAGGGTCAAATAGGTGCATCATAGACATATCGAAGACCAGATCCATCTTGTCTCCCGAAGATGCTCTGCTCTTGGGATCGACCTTGGCCACGATATCATCGCCGTGAATATTTGCGTGGATAAGAGTCTCGCTTCCGAGAGGCTCGACGACCTCTACGTTACCCTTTACTATGAACTCTTCTTTCGGTGCCACCGAGTACATCTTATCGTAGATGTCTTCCGGCCTTATACCGAATGTCGTCTCCTTGCCTACCAGGTGTTCGAGCCTTTCAACCTTGTCTTCAGGAACGAGAAGCTTCATGTCTTCCTTTATAACCCAGACTTTGCCTCCTTCAGAGACAAGCTTTGCGCTGATGAAGTTCATTGCAGGAGTGCCTATGAACCCGGCAACGAACTTGTTTCTCGGCTCGAAGTACACGGAGTAAGGATCCCCGATCTGCTGGATTATTCCGTCTTTCATGATTACGATTTTGTCGGCCATGGTCATTGCCTCGACCTGGTCGTGAGTAACGTATATTATAGTCGCCTGAAGATTCTGGTGCAGTCTCTTGAGTTCGGCTCTCATTTGAACCCTTAGTTTGGCGTCGAGGTTGGAGAGGGGTTCGTCAAAAAGGAAGACCTTTGGTTTTCTGACTATCGCTCTTCCGACTGCGACTCTCTGTCTCTGACCACCCGAGAGCTGCTTCGGCTTACGGTCTAGCAATTGCTCTATTCCAAGGATTCTCGCCGCTTCCTTGACTCTCTCTTCGATCTCCGGCTTCGGCGTCTTTCGCAGTTTCAGTCCGAATGCCATATTTTCGTAAACCGACATGTGCGGATAAAGAGCGTAGTTCTGGAATACCATGGCGATGTCTCTATCCTTAGGTTCGACATCGTTGACGACCTTCCCGCCGATCTTGATGATTCCTTCCGTAATCTCCTCCAAACCGGCAATCATTCTCAATGTCGTAGTCTTTCCGCAGCCCGACGGACCCAGGAGAACGAGAAACTCCTTGTCCTGTACTTGAAGATTTGCATCGAGAACGGCCTTGAATCCGTTCGGATAAGTCTTGCCTACCTTCTCGAGGGTAACTTCTGCCATCTTGCACCTCCGTCAATCATCATCAACTTCAACAATAAGATCCTTTATCTCAACATCCATCGCTTCATCCCCGGCGTCCATCAAATAGAGATCGTGAACTCTTTCCAGGAACCTGTTGAGGAGCACATACTTGTCATAGTCCATAACGACGGCCTTTGGGAGCCCGTTTTTTGTTATAATAATATCGGCCTTCTCGCAATCGTCAACTACCTTTGAAAAGTGCGTTTTTGCTTCGGCCAGTGAAAAAAAAGAGAGCTCGTGTAATCTTGACAAGAGAACCACCTCGGGACCATTATACAGTATGACCACAATTATAGTCAAGCTTTTGCTTTCGGAGGTGCCAGGGATGGCGAAGAAGTTTTTTCTGAAACAACCAATGATGAGAAAGGTTATCTACGCTCTCCTTCCGATTTTGGTCTTCGCTGTTGGGAATTTCGGCTGGGTGGTGTTTTCCAAGGTCTTACTTTCGATAGTTATCTCCGTTTTTGTTGAATGGCTGTTCGAAAGCAAAAAGGGGAAGCCCGTAAGTGAAGCTGCAATTGTTACCGGGTTCCTGATTGGATTGATTCTGCCTCCTGCCGTTCCCTTCTGGATAGTCGTAGTTTCAAGCTCCTTTGCAATAGTCTTCGCCAAGATGGCCTTTGGAGGCTTCGCCAGGAATCTTTACAATCCTGCATTAGTTGGCAGGGCCTTCGTCTACGTCAGTTTTCCTGCCGCAGTACAGCAAAGCTGGACTCCGGCAGTTCAGAGCTGGGGACAGGGCTTCACTCGCTGGATCAGCTCGGATATTATCACTATGGCCACCCCCGCAAATATCATCAGGGGCGGCGGAGAGGTTAACGCGTGGCGGATGATATTCGGAAACATAGCCGGTTCTTCCGGCGAAACAGCGAAATGGTTGATTGCAGCCGCTGCGGTCTATCTAATCATGACAAAGGTGGCGTCCTGGAAGATTATAGTATCGACTCTGGTTTCGGCATTCGTGATGTCGGGAATAATCTTCATTTTTGACCCTTCAAGAATGAACCCATTCCATTGGATGATCGGAGGCAGCATCATGTTTGGAGCCGTCTTCATGGCAACGGATCCGATAAGCGCACCGAAGAAAGATAGGGCCAAATGGATCTACGGGGCTATGATAGGATCTCTTGCAGTCATAATAGGTACATTCTCGTTGTTCGGAGCCGGTTTGATGTTCGCTGTCCTTATTGCAAACACATTTGCCTCTCTTCTTGATTATCTGAGTACCCCGAAGAAGGTGAAAGCATGAACGAAAAGCTTTACTCTGTATTCTTTGCTTTCATTCTAACAACGGTGTTTGTCCTGTGTCTCGCAGGTATCAACGCACTTGCTTCCGGTACGATCGAGAGAAATGAGCGGCTCGAGTTTCAGAGATCGTTGATCTATGTATTCGAGCTTTCGGATGGAGCTGATTTCCCTTCGGATGGGGAAGTTCAGGAGCTCTATTCAAGCAGAATCAAAGAGGTCGAGGGAGAGCAGACTGTCTATGTCGTCGAGAAGGACGGAACGAGAGAGTTTGCCTTTACTGTTCAAAGCGCCGGTCTCTGGGGAACTATTACGGCTCTTGTGGCGGTAGACGAGAGCGGATCAAGAATAACGGGAATAGATTTCGTCAGCCACTCGGAAACTCCAGGACTTGGCGGAAGAATTGATGAAGAGTCGTTCAAAGAGCAGTTCAGGGGAGAATTAATCTCATCTGACTCTTCGGCAAGAGTAGCTGTGGTATCAGGTCAGGATACCGCTTCTAGAGACGACTCAAAGGTCGACGCAATTACTGGAGCAACGAGAACTTCGGAATCTATCCAGGCCTTATTGAATAAGGCGGTTAACACGGTTTTTCCGGTAGTTCTTGAGGTGGTGGATTAAAATGGCTGAATCGAAGAAGACGATCTTCCTCGCGAATATCTGGAAGAATAACCCCGTAATTGTTCAGATACTTGGGATTTGTTCGGCCCTGGCGGTAACGAACAATCTCACTAACACACTGATAATGGGAATAGGCCTAATTTTTACTACGGCATTCTCTTCACTCACCATTTCGGCTCTTAGAAGGCATATTCCCAAGAATGTGCGAATGATGGTTCAGGTTCTGATAATCGCTACATACGTAATAATACTGGATATCGTTCTCAAGGCTTATCTTCCTTCGATAAGCAAGGCCCTCGGCCCTTACGTCGGTTTGATTATCACTAACTGCATAATCATGGGCAGAGCCGAGGCCTTTGCGCAATCACACGGGCCGGTCCTTTCATTCATTGACGGAATCTCCGCCGGAATAGGCTATTCGCTGATTCTTCTGGCAGTAGCCTTCATCAGGGAGCTGCTTGGGTTCGGAACTTTGTTTGGATTGAGGGTCATGCCGGAAGGCTTTACTCCCTGGGTGATAATGATTATGGCACCCAGTGCCTTCTTCATACTTGGCGCCATAATCTGGATCGCTCGCACACCTATCGTGAAGAAGAAGTGAGGGGGGAGATGTAGATGGGAGTTCCGCTTAATCCTTTTGTTATAATGATCGCTGCGGCACTTACGAGCAACATGGTTCTGAGCAATTTTCTCGGGATGTGCTCGTTCATCTCCGTTTCGAGAGATATCAAGACGGCCAACGGCCTTGGGATGGCAGTAACCTTCGTTCTAACACTGACATCGGTCTTGAATTATATAGTTTACTACTATATTCTTGTTCCGCTGAATCTCGTCTATCTACGGTACATCGTATTCATCGTAGTAATAGCTGCATTTGTCCAATTTCTGGAGATGGTCATAGACAGGTTCTCTCCGGCTCTCTATATCAATCTGGGAATCTTCTTGCCTTTAATCACCGTAAACTGTGCGATCCTTGGCGGTGTTTTGTTCATGATCATCAGAGAATACAACCTGATACAGTCGCTCTTCTTCGGGTTTGGATCCGGAGCGGGCTGGTGGTTGGCAATAGTCGCGCTGTCCGCGATGAGAATGAGGCTTAGAGAAAAGGATCTTCCCCCTCAGCTGGTAGGACCCGGCATAACCATGATAATCATTGGCATTATGGCCCTCGCCTTTATGGGCTTCTCGGGCATGCTGCCCGTTCAGTAAGGTGGTGTTTGGCTTGGAAATAATCATCTCTGCTCTGGTCGTTGGAGGGATCTCCGCGGTTCTCGCTGCCGTTCTTACAGTCGCAGATGCCCTGGTTAACAACTACGGAGAAGTGAATATCACGGTAAATGAATCCAAGAGCTACAAGGTGAAGGGCGGATCGACTCTGCTTTCCACTCTCGCGGGAGAGAAGATCTTCATCCCCTCGGCATGCGGAGGCAAGGGAAGTTGCGGACTGTGCAAGGTTAAGGTCCTTAGTGATATAGGACCCATTCTTCCCACGGAACTGCCTTATCTCTCGCCCAAAGAAAAAAAGGACAATATCAGGCTTTCATGTCAGGTAAAAGTGAAAAGCGATGTATCTATCGAGATTCCCGAAGAGCTTTTCAACATACGTGAGTACCTTTCAACCGTCTCATCCATAGAGGATGTCACTCATGATATTAAGGAACTCTTCTTCGATCTTGAAGAAGAGATAAGGTTCAAAGCCGGTCAATATGTTCAACTGATCGTGCCTGGTTATGGAGATATAAAGGGAGAGACAATGAGAGCCTATTCTATGTCATCTCAGCCCTCCGTTAAGGACGGAGTTGAACTGCTTGTGAGGCTCGTTCCCAATGGAATCGTGACAACTTACGTCCACAAGATGCTTAGAGTGGGAGACAAGATAAGAATCCTTGGACCGTTTGGAGACTTTTTTCTCAGAGAGACCGATTCAGATATAATATTCATTGCCGGTGGTTCGGGGATGGCTCCAATAAGGTCGATAGTACTGGACATGATGGAAAAGGGCGTGGAAAGAAATGCCTATTATTTCTTTGGAGCAAGGAGCAAGAGGGATCTCTTCTATCTTGAGGAAATGAAGGAGATCGAAAGTAAAATGCCCAACTTCCATTTCATACCGGCTCTGTCCGACCCCCTGCCCGAAGACGGCTGGGAAGGCGAAGTGGGACTTATAACCGATGTGGTTGACAGGTACCTTGCCGAGCAGGGAGATGAGGCTTCCAGAGAGGGTTACCTTTGCGGAAGTCCTGGGATGATAAATGCTTGTATTAGTGTATTGAAAAAGCATAACGTACCGGAAGAAAAGATCTACTACGACAAATTCGGATAGTTTTGGAGGTGAGATTTTGAAACAGACTCCGGACTTCGATAGAATTCAGGAAAACATGAGAGCCGGCAGCATAACCGGTCCGGGCTTTCTTGGCGATGATGAAAGAAACCTTCTCGATATTATCAGAGAGGATGAGTCTAAGGTGAAGGAACTGGGCTTGACGAATGAAACAATCGCTGACAAGCTGGAAATACTTATGAAGCAAGGTGAAAGGGGATTCGGTTCGCCTGTCAAAGTCGATGATCGCTTCGTAGTAATCGTCGAGGAGAGTCGCGGTTACATACCCTGCCCCTTTCGGCACGGACATCTTTCAAAAAAAGTAAACGTCAATGTGAGAAATATCACCCTGAAGAAAGAGATAGACTATTCGCCGATTTCGATTCATCTCATTCGAGAGCACGGTTTCTATCAGGGAAAAGGTTCGACCTACAGGCTTGATCCTGAAATGCTCGCCAGGATGCTGGAGCTGATTTGACCAGATGAATTTTCCGGATGTGATTGAAAATGGTCAGAAAGTATAGTTCAAGAAACAGGGCGCTTTTCACGGTCTTTTTTGTGGTCGCGTTGACAGCATTTGCTTCTTATTACGCTTTTGGACACAAGATGGATGTTGTCGTTCCCAGCAGCGAGATCGGACTGGATGAGCTGACCTTCAACAGCAGCGTTTTCTCCCTTCTTGGTGAGGCACCCTTTCCACCTGATCAGGGTCTCGCAAACGGAGTTTCTGTAGAGCAGGACGATGGCGAGGTGATCCGGGTATTTTACCCGCCCGAAGACGATTCGGTCAGGAGCTTTCAGTTCGAGCTGAACTCCAGGGTGATCAATGTGTATATCTGGAAGATGGATTCCGCAGATTCCGCGAGAAGAACCTGGGAGACGCTCTTTCTTGTGGAATGTTCCGTGCTGACGAGAGACATGGGCAGGATAAAGAAGGCCGATTACTCCTACGCGAAAGTGGTTAGGTTCGGCGGCAAAGACCAGGTTCTCATCTGGCAGAAAGGAAATTGGGTGGTACTGGCCAAGAGTCCGGGATTTACGATGGAAAGAGAAGAGGAGAAAAAGATTCTAACTGAGCTATTCGATCCTAGTATAAGAAATTGATCTCTTCTTCTGAATAGACTTCAATAGCGTTCTTCATGAGAAGCTCTGCTGTTATTCCCATTCCGTCGATCATCACCCCGCTGAAAGTGCCGTCGTAAATGCCTTTGCAACCACAAGAAGGGCTCCTGGATCTGAGGACGGCGATACTGGCTCCGGAAAGCTTCGCTATTTTCAAGACCTCTTCGGCTCCTCGTATATAGTTCTGAGTAACATCCTTCCCAAACTGATCGATAACTATCCTTGTTGCCCGCCAGTCGTTAGAAGTAGTTATTTCCGCCCTGGGACGCGGTGTCGGGAGTCCTCCGAGCTGCTCAGGACAGACCGGTAAAAAAACAAACCTGTCCACCAGCTCAAGAAGCTCTAAAGACAGGTTGTTATCACCGCGATACGTACAGTTGACACCGATGAGGCAGGCGCTAACCAGGATCTTTGTCATTTACCACCGGCAGCGGTGCCGTCGTCCTCTCTTCTTATGACGTACATGAGGTCACGTGTTGGAAGCATAGAAAGGGGATTCATCGTGTTGGTCTTTGGATCTCTGACTTCGAAATGTACATGAGGACCAGTCGAAATACCTGTGGTTCCGACCCGGCCGATCAACGAACCGGTCTCCACTCTTTGACCTACATAAACACTGATCCTGCTCATGTGGCCATAACGGGTTACGTAACCGTTGTCGTGCTGTATTTCAACCATGTTTCCATAACCACCGTTTATTCCGGCAAAGACTACTGTTCCCCTCGAACCCGCAAAGATCGGCGTTCCTTCTGGAGCCGCAATGTCAAGCCCCGAATGGAATGAGGGCTGTCCGCTTACCGGGTGGGTTCTCCAACCGTAATCGGAAGATATAACTCCATAAATGGGCCACCTGAAAGGGGAACTCTGTGGGACATACTGACACAAGTTTATTAGAGACATGGGAACGAAGATCCTCTGTCCGGGGTTGATGATTGAATTGGGACTAAGGTTGTTCGCCGCTATCAACTCCTCGACAGGAGTGAAGAAAAGCTTTGCTATGTAATCGAAGGTATCGCCGGACTGAACGTCGTAGATCAGACCATCGGGCTGAGGTATCCGAAGCGTATCCCCTGCCTTTATGCTGCTAGGATTCTTTAGATTGTTGAAATCTATAATCGTCGAAATGCAAACATCCAAATCCCTGGAAATAGTGTGAATCGAGTCTCCCGATCTAACCACGTATGTAACGAGGAAAAACGCAAAACTGCGAGTCATTAAAAGCAAAGACATAACTAAGAATAACAGAATGACCCGACGGTTCATTCCCTGCCACCTCCAAAAAGCCCCAAGAAGAAGAAGATTACCAAAATCATTATACCAAAAAGCAGTCCAACGGCAAAATGCAAACCAAAAATTGATTGTAAAATAATGGATAATCCTATAAGTATAGATATCGCAGTTCCCATCAGTACTACTGAGGCTGCTGTATCCTTGAGTACACGGACTCTTTCATCATAGTAAGGGCGCAGAATATCGGCAATCTTCTCCACCAGAGTGTTAATTCCTTCGAGAAGTAATACCATAAGCGTACAGAAAAGAAGCCAATAATAATCATTCTTATCTAACCCGAGCAGAGCGCCCAGTGTTAAAATTACTGCTCCGAACACTAGCTGGATTCTGAAGTTCCGTTCTTTCAAGAGATGCTTTATTCCATTTGTAGCGTTGCCAAGACTTCTGACAAACTTCTTCATTCAAATCCCCGGCCGACAGAATCGATTCTTTCTCTTCTAATATTATAAGACTTCTCAATTAGTGAGTAACCGAAATCAATCGCCTGGGAGTTCATCTCAACGTACTTTGCCTTTATATGCTTTACCATGGCTTCCTTAAGTGACTGGGTAGTGACGAAATTGCCGGCTCTGGCAATCAGTCCCAACCCCACCATATTGGCAGGAAGCGTGCTTGAAAATCTGTTCTCTGTGAGTTCCGTTACTGGCTTGGAAATTATCTTTCTCGTCATTCTTATTCCTTCTTTCGGAATAGATTTCACGAGGGTCGAATCTATTATAAGGACGCCGTTCATATGAATCAGCGGAACGTGAGCATTAACGGCAGTCTGATGCATGGAGTAGATCAGTTCAAAGGAATGCGCCTTCGGGTAGTCGATCGGCTCGCTGTTAAAAAGGACATCGCAATAAGAGAGTCCGCCTCTCACCTGCGCACCGAATGATTGCGTCTGAACGACCCAGCTTCCCTGTATGAGGAGCGCTTCGGCGAGAATTATACCCATCAAGACATTTCCCTGACCACCGATACCGGAAATTCTTACTGAATGAGGTTCTGAAAACGCGTGCTTCATTCTTCGTCACCCCTCTCGGCAGCGATTATCCGTTCGCTCATAATCCTGTATCTGTCGCTGTAAGTTTCCGCATCTATATTCACAAACTCGCCGGCAACTATCTTGTCCGATAATTCCTCGGGAGACATTGTTTTTGCTTTTTTGATCTGTACAGTGTTCTTTTTGAAATGTGTCAGCAGATCTTCCGGTTTGGACATCGCATTGTATCTTCCGTAGTATGTGTGACAGTTGGTCATTATCTCCACCACTCCCATACCCTTGTGATTCAAGGCCTTCTGAATGAACTGAACCATCTGGGCATAGTGAAAGACCGTCGACCTTGCGACATAAGTTGCGCCGGAAGAGACTGCTAGATTCACTATGTCGAACGAGTTCTCAACATTTCCGTACGGAGAAGTCGAAGCTATTTTTTCATGAGGTGTTGTCGGCGAGTACTGCCCGCCGGTCATTCCGTAAATATTATTGTTGAAGACTATCACGGTAAGATCCATGTTTCTCCTGCAGGCATGGATGAAGTGATTTCCTCCAATTGCCATCATATCTCCGTCTCCGCCCATAACTACGACGTTGAATTCCGGTCGTGCCAGTTTTACGCCTGTAGCGAACGCTATGGCCCTTCCGTGAAGAGTATGCATAGTGTTGAAGTTAAGGTATCCTGTGACCCTGGAAGAGCATCCAATGCCGGATATTACGGCGACTCTGTCGGGATCGAGGGCGTCCTTGTCGACCGCGTCGATGAAGGCTTTCATAATAACGCCGTTTCCGCAGCCGGGACACCAAACGTGGGGCATCCTGTCTTGCCTAAGATACTTAGTTAGCCTTGCGATAGCCATGATTTCCTCCCATTCACTCTGTAAAATGCGTCATGACGACACCTGTCTTATCGAACATGAACTCAGTAAGTGGATCGGGATAGCCTTCAGAGAAGACGACCCGCTTAATGCCAGCATTTATTATCAGTCTGGCGCAAATGGAGCAGGGACGGTGGGTTACATAGATTGTCGACCCGTTTGTCGAAATTCCAAATTTCGCAGCTTGAGACAGGGCGTTCTGTTCGGCATGAGCCGCGTAGCAGATCTCCTGATTCTGACCTGAAGGGATTTTTAGAGCGTCTCTGATACACTCCGTCTCATCGCAGTGAGGAAATCCAGAAGGCGGCTGGTTATAGCCCGTAGCGAGAATTCGATTCTCTCTTACGATCAGGGCTCCGACCTTTCTGTGATGACAACTCGACCTCTCCCTCACCTGGTAGGCAAGTTTCATGAAGTACGAGTCCCAGCTCTCTGTAGGGCTTGTGGATTTATGAACCGAAAAATGATCAAGGAAATCCGAAAGTTCTTCAACAGACATCATCTCAGTCCTTCCAAAAGTTCAATATGTCTTTCCTCTTCAGCGACGATCTTCTTCAGAGCGTCGGCAGTCTCGGCCTTTACGTTATTCACGAAACTCCTGTAGAAAGCTATGCTCTTTCTCTCGACTTCTATTGCCAGGGCTATAGCCTCGTCATAATCGGAACTGCTCATCGCATCGTGGAGTCTGCCGGAAAAAACAGCTTCCTCAGTCAAGTCCTCCATATAAGCCCCTGCGTTGTCCCAGTTTACGAGTTCGGCGGCCTCTTCCTGGAATCTCTTCAGGAGAGCGCGGAATGTCTCTGCATGTCTTCTCTCCTGAGAGGAAAGAAAACGAAAGACCGAGCCCTGATTTTCATTGTCAGTGCTCTCGGCCAGGTCTCTGTAGAAATCCGCTCCTTCATTTTCGATTCTCAATGCAATCTCGAGCACCTCATGTGGAGAAAGCAATTTCCATCTCCTCCTTAATATCTAAGAGCTTCTGAAAAACACTTCTAGAAAAATCCATCCCACTCTCGTTCAACGCTACAATTCCGTTGTCGGGCGAAAGATACTCCCCCAGGTAGAGTCTTATTCTAGAAATCAAGAGATCGAGAAGCTCTTTTGGATATCCCTTGCGAGACAGATCTACCCCTTCCGTTAATCTGAGCCCCATAAAAAGAGTCTCAAACAATTCCTGTATGACGGTGTTTTGGTTAAATTCACTGACAGGCACAATATTCCGACCAATAAGATCATGATAGTGATTCAGGTCTCCCGTATTGACATATCTCTTCCAGTCAAAGTGGCCGCCCGCCGAAAGCCCAAAACCCAGGTACTGCTCATTACGCCAGTACTTGAGATTATGAAGGCATTCTCTGTCATCCATTGCCCACGAAGAGATCTCATATCTCCTGTAGCCCATCTTCCCCAGTGATTCAAGAACCAAATCGTGGAGCCTTTCTAGGATTTCAGGGTCGGGCAGTTCAATGATAGCATCATGCACCTGACTCATCAATTCAGTTTCATGATCGGAATCAAAGACGTAATATGAAACATGGTCCGGTCCGATGGCGCCGATTAGTTCGAGATTCGCTCTCACGTTGCTCTCGGCTTCTCTGGGCAAGCCCAAAATGAAATCGAGATTCAGGTTGTCAAAGATATCTCTGCTCATTAGCAATCTCTCTGTCAGATCTGAAGGTACGGGCCTCTTGCAGATTTTGAGTATGCTCTTCTCAGATGACTGCACGCCAACCGATACTCTGCTGAAGCCCATCTTTCTCCATTCTAGGAGACGTTCTCTCTCAAGCTCCCAGGGATTGACCTCTATGGTAGCCTCTCTTATCTCCGTTCTCAGCGAACTGTTGAGATGCACGAGCAAATCATTCAGCAACTCGACTGGATAGAGCGACGGAGAGCCACCGCCGAAGTAGAGTGTTTCGACTGTTTCGGAAATCGAATACATTTCGATCTCCCTTTTCAAAGAACGATGATATTCGTCTATGAGGGCCGGATCATATCGAACGGTGCAGAAGTCACAGTACGAACATTTTCTGGCGCAAAACGGGATATGAACATAGACACCTGCACCCATTAGAAAACGAGCCTCATAAAGATCCCGTTCAAACTGAAGTTAGTGATCGAAATTCCAGCGAAAATCGAATCATCGCTTCCAAGTTTCGAGATCAGCATTTGAGCGTCAATTCCGCGCAAGCTGACCATCACGGTCGGCGAAAGCATCAGTCTGAGATCACCGGCTGGCACAATAAAATTGCCTGCGAAAGCCAATCCAAGGTCGAATGACAGGTAATTCATTCCTATCCCGATTCCGTATCCGATCTCTCCCAGAGAGTCGTTCGTCTTCAGATCCACAGTGGCGACAACATTCGTTTCTGCGTTTCTAATCCTCAAACTTCTCTCATATTCCTTCGCGTAAAGATACAGACCTATATCGTTGAATGAGAAGGAGTCTTCTCGATGGAGAAAGACGCTAAGTCCACCATTAAGCTGACCCAAAGGAAGCCTCACCCAGTTTCTTACGAGATACTTCATATCGCCAACCGTAGAAAGCTCGAGCTCGAGGGAAGTGTGCGAGAAGACCGGAATCTGATTCGTGTTGGTGACGTATCTAACCCCCATGAACAAACCTTCGTGACTCGCTAGGATCGAGCCTCTGAAGACTCCGTCCCTCGTCTTCAACTTCAGAAAACCCGTTGAAAACTCCTCCCAGCTGTCGACATAGGTCACGCCTACGTAAGGCGTTCCAGAAGCCAGCGCCAGAGTCATATAAATGTCTTCATAGGCCCTGATGTCTGCAGAGACGCTCCACCCTGCATTATTCAGTTTGATCTGAGTTTCGGCGGAAAGAATCACGACCGAAATCAACAATAAGAACAGGCATAGACCCTTCTTCAACCCTTAAGCATCCTCCTTGCGATCTCATTCACTTTCGATGGATTCGCCTTTCCTCTTGTAGCCTTCATAACTGCTCCGACAAAATACCCAAGAACGCCCTCTTTCCCGTCTCTGAACTGTTCAACTGCAGAGGGGTTATCGGTCATGGCCTTGCTCAAGGCATCTTCGATCACTTTGTCATCGTCTATCTGTTCAAGTCCCTTCTCTTTGACTATCTCCAGAGGCGATTTCCTTCCTTCCACAATAAATGGAAAGATTTCTTTCGCGATCTTGTTAGATATCTTCCCTTCGTCGATAAGCCCGAAAAGCTCCTTGAAATGTTCAGGACTCACCCTTACTTCTTCGACTGTGAGCTCCTTTTCATTCATAAGTCTCATGACCTCTCCCATGATCCAATTTGAGCTCTCTTTGGGTCTGCGAGTAGTCTGCGCAACTTCTTCAAAGTAAGAAGCTATTTCGCCGTCTGAAGAAAGAACGGTCGCATCGTAACGGGGAAGCGAGTACTGCTTCATGAATCTCTCAATCTTTTCCCATGGGAGTTCAGGGAGATTCCCCGCAATCCTTTCTATTAGATCTTCACTGACAATCAGTTCTGGAAGGTCCGGTTCCGGGAAGTAACGGTAGTCGTTTTCCTCTTCCTTCGATCTCATAGAAAACGTTTCTTTGGACGAGAAGCTCCACGATCTAGTCTCTTTGGCTACATCGCCTCCGGATGAAAGAA
This window of the Mesotoga sp. BH458_6_3_2_1 genome carries:
- the gatB gene encoding Asp-tRNA(Asn)/Glu-tRNA(Gln) amidotransferase subunit GatB, translating into MNKTVIGLEIHAQLITETKAFCSCRADVFDLEPNTAICPVCTGQPGTLPVLNKRVVEFAIMAGLAMNCTINKRSVFDRKNYFYPDLPKGYQITQYFFPIAENGFLYLENGDEKRKIGIRRIHIEEDAGKMIHQGTDSITGSSGSYVDLNRCGVPLIEIVTEPDLRSPAEARIFMELLRDTVRALGVCSGDMEKGALRCDANISMVDDSGRSSNRVEVKNINSFKFVEKALEFEQERISRILSSGGDVAKETRSWSFSSKETFSMRSKEEENDYRYFPEPDLPELIVSEDLIERIAGNLPELPWEKIERFMKQYSLPRYDATVLSSDGEIASYFEEVAQTTRRPKESSNWIMGEVMRLMNEKELTVEEVRVSPEHFKELFGLIDEGKISNKIAKEIFPFIVEGRKSPLEIVKEKGLEQIDDDKVIEDALSKAMTDNPSAVEQFRDGKEGVLGYFVGAVMKATRGKANPSKVNEIARRMLKG